One genomic window of Legionella jordanis includes the following:
- a CDS encoding lytic murein transglycosylase, with translation MMVLLPQFVLANQQSWNSWVAEVRKEALEQGISPTVFDAAFADIHEPSRQVKGLARSQPEHRLTFNKYLHSRADNYRIVMGRKNYAKNKEILEDVGQHFGVDPCFIVSFWGMESSYGTYMGNFPVIKSLATLAYDSNRRDFFRKQLFLGLRILNEGHVPLERFKGEWAGASGQPQFLPSSWVEYAVDYDGDGRKDIWGSKTDVFASIANYMKKNGWQANQPWAIEVKLPPKFDMNLQGKSITKPVSEWNALGVRTVNGDSLPYPELTASIVQPNGGPVFLAFPNYKMILRYNNSIYYAGAIGYMADRICNRVK, from the coding sequence ATGATGGTTTTATTGCCGCAATTTGTTCTGGCAAATCAACAGAGCTGGAACAGCTGGGTGGCTGAGGTTAGAAAAGAAGCTCTTGAGCAGGGGATTTCGCCAACAGTTTTTGATGCTGCATTTGCCGATATTCACGAACCCAGTCGACAGGTTAAAGGCCTGGCACGTTCGCAGCCAGAGCATCGGTTGACATTTAACAAATACTTGCATTCTCGCGCTGATAACTACCGCATCGTGATGGGGCGGAAAAATTACGCCAAGAATAAAGAGATTCTTGAGGATGTTGGACAGCATTTTGGGGTTGACCCTTGTTTTATTGTTTCTTTTTGGGGTATGGAAAGCAGCTATGGCACCTACATGGGTAATTTCCCAGTCATAAAATCATTAGCAACTTTGGCTTATGATTCCAACCGCCGCGATTTTTTCCGCAAGCAATTATTCCTGGGCTTACGCATTCTAAATGAAGGTCATGTCCCTTTGGAGCGCTTTAAAGGGGAGTGGGCGGGTGCTTCAGGGCAACCGCAGTTCTTACCCTCAAGCTGGGTAGAATATGCCGTAGATTATGATGGTGATGGCCGAAAAGACATATGGGGGTCAAAAACGGACGTATTTGCTTCCATAGCGAACTACATGAAAAAGAATGGCTGGCAAGCCAACCAACCCTGGGCAATTGAGGTAAAGTTACCGCCCAAGTTTGATATGAATCTACAGGGTAAGTCCATTACGAAACCAGTCAGTGAATGGAATGCTTTGGGTGTTCGGACTGTAAACGGAGATAGCCTCCCTTATCCTGAGTTGACTGCCAGTATTGTCCAACCTAATGGTGGCCCGGTATTTTTGGCTTTCCCTAACTATAAGATGATTTTGCGTTACAATAACTCTATATACTATGCAGGTGCGATTGGTTATATGGCCGACAGAATCTGTAATCGGGTTAAATAA
- a CDS encoding PHA/PHB synthase family protein, which produces MDSSYGRKQEDKPNCGSNHYVPAWACRSPRGFKGLNTPITSEELDEFFELLDKSYQATIARFTAGISPAALATATFSWLSQLSLCPGRMLELALYPLFHSQDCTNKILCHERPGEGRDVRFHTNSWQTWPWEIYAENFLQFEDWWRRATTDIPGVPAHVERTVSFCARQIIDALSPSNFVLTNPDLFRQTINTYGLNLFHGTKLGIQDRLERIFGIPPEGVENFIPGKHVAITPGKVVYRNHLIELLQYEPQTTSVYKEPILIFPAWIMKYYILDLSPHNSLVRWLVSKGHTVFIISWRNPKNKDRDLGLDDYHRKGAMAAIDAVSKIIPKTKIHLMGYCLGGTLALISSAAMARDNDDRLKTITLLAAQGDFSEAGELMLFITESEVAFLKNMMWEKGYLDTKQMAGSFQMLRSYDLIWSKMIHDYMSGAQRGMIDLLAWNSDATRMPYKMHSEYLEQLFLNNDFAAGRFAIEGKPIVIENIHLPTFCVSTEKDHVAPWRSVYKIHLMMNNNITFVLTAGGHNAGIVSEPGHKGRAYRIRERKKDETFIDADQWLESAQQKKGSWWIAWHKWLVNNSSKNKVRARTLDASLPNAPGSYVLQK; this is translated from the coding sequence ATGGATAGCAGCTATGGCCGAAAGCAGGAAGATAAGCCCAATTGTGGAAGCAACCATTATGTCCCAGCTTGGGCCTGTCGTTCGCCAAGGGGGTTTAAGGGACTAAATACGCCAATTACTTCCGAAGAATTGGATGAGTTTTTTGAATTACTGGATAAATCCTATCAAGCTACAATCGCTCGTTTTACTGCAGGGATTAGTCCTGCCGCCTTGGCCACCGCAACATTTTCCTGGCTTTCACAATTGTCTCTCTGCCCAGGGCGCATGCTTGAATTAGCGCTTTATCCATTGTTTCATTCTCAAGATTGTACCAATAAAATTCTTTGTCATGAACGACCTGGAGAAGGTAGAGACGTTCGATTTCACACAAACAGTTGGCAAACCTGGCCATGGGAAATTTATGCAGAGAATTTTCTCCAATTTGAAGATTGGTGGCGCCGAGCAACCACCGATATTCCTGGAGTACCTGCTCATGTAGAAAGAACTGTGTCATTTTGTGCTCGCCAGATCATTGACGCCCTATCGCCTTCCAATTTTGTGCTGACCAATCCGGATCTATTCCGCCAAACCATCAATACCTATGGTTTGAATTTATTTCACGGGACAAAACTTGGCATACAAGACAGGCTGGAACGGATTTTTGGCATTCCACCGGAAGGAGTTGAGAATTTTATACCTGGAAAGCACGTAGCCATTACCCCCGGTAAAGTCGTTTATCGCAATCATTTAATTGAATTGCTGCAATATGAACCTCAAACCACATCAGTTTATAAAGAACCCATTTTAATTTTTCCAGCCTGGATCATGAAATACTACATACTGGATTTGTCCCCTCATAATTCATTAGTCAGATGGCTTGTTTCCAAAGGGCATACTGTTTTTATCATTTCCTGGCGAAACCCCAAAAACAAAGATAGAGATTTGGGGCTTGACGACTACCACCGTAAAGGAGCCATGGCAGCCATTGATGCTGTATCAAAAATCATACCCAAAACCAAAATACATTTAATGGGTTATTGCCTCGGTGGTACATTGGCTTTAATTTCATCAGCAGCCATGGCCAGGGATAACGACGATCGTCTTAAGACCATTACACTCTTAGCGGCTCAGGGGGATTTTAGTGAAGCAGGCGAATTAATGTTGTTTATTACTGAAAGTGAAGTCGCATTTTTAAAAAACATGATGTGGGAAAAGGGCTATTTGGACACCAAACAAATGGCCGGTTCTTTCCAAATGCTTCGCTCATACGATCTAATCTGGTCTAAAATGATTCACGATTACATGAGTGGAGCACAACGCGGCATGATTGACTTACTGGCCTGGAACTCCGATGCCACCCGTATGCCTTATAAAATGCACAGTGAATATTTAGAACAACTGTTTTTAAATAATGACTTTGCTGCGGGCCGTTTTGCCATCGAAGGCAAGCCCATCGTGATAGAAAACATTCATCTGCCCACTTTTTGTGTCAGTACAGAAAAAGACCATGTTGCTCCCTGGCGTTCAGTCTATAAAATTCACTTGATGATGAACAATAATATAACTTTTGTTTTAACTGCTGGCGGACATAATGCTGGTATAGTCAGTGAACCTGGTCATAAGGGCCGTGCCTACCGCATCCGCGAAAGGAAAAAAGATGAAACCTTTATCGATGCTGATCAATGGCTTGAATCGGCCCAGCAAAAAAAAGGTTCCTGGTGGATAGCCTGGCACAAATGGCTGGTCAATAACTCTTCAAAAAACAAAGTTCGAGCAAGGACACTGGACGCTTCTTTGCCCAATGCTCCTGGCTCCTATGTGTTACAGAAATGA
- a CDS encoding ArgP/LysG family DNA-binding transcriptional regulator — MKIEQRGLQALDAVIQTQSFAAAAKQLFITQPAVTQRIKQLESQFGQPLLIRTLPYQATPLGEKLLSLLRRTRLLEEHLLQEIQHDLPARLSIALNRDSLETWFLRLLPSLNLFEKINIDIISDDQDVTIDHFRKGAVSTCISTYNRPLPGCECDLLGHMTYILVASPQFVKRYFDNKRGLEENLQRAPVIIFDSRDRLPQHFFQYFFNKSFTLRHFHRVPSVHLYKQFALQSYGYGWIPSLDISDELSSGELQEICPDKHWLMPLYWHYWQLPAKRYQQFIKSIKQGARQFLK; from the coding sequence ATGAAGATTGAGCAGCGCGGTTTACAAGCATTGGATGCGGTGATTCAAACTCAAAGTTTTGCAGCAGCGGCTAAGCAGCTATTTATCACTCAGCCTGCGGTGACACAAAGAATTAAGCAGTTGGAGTCCCAATTTGGCCAGCCCCTGCTCATTCGCACGCTGCCCTACCAAGCCACGCCTCTTGGTGAAAAATTATTAAGCCTTTTGCGCAGAACCCGTTTACTGGAAGAACATTTATTACAGGAAATTCAGCATGATTTACCGGCAAGGCTCTCCATAGCATTGAACCGTGACAGTTTAGAGACCTGGTTTTTGCGTTTATTACCCTCTTTAAATTTATTTGAAAAAATTAATATTGATATCATCAGTGATGATCAGGATGTGACCATTGATCATTTCCGTAAAGGGGCTGTTTCTACTTGCATTAGCACTTATAATCGCCCACTCCCGGGCTGTGAATGCGATCTACTGGGCCACATGACCTACATATTGGTAGCTTCCCCACAGTTTGTGAAGCGTTATTTTGACAACAAGCGTGGTTTGGAAGAGAATTTGCAACGGGCCCCGGTCATCATTTTTGACAGTCGAGATCGCTTACCGCAGCATTTTTTTCAGTATTTTTTTAATAAATCCTTCACTCTCAGGCACTTCCATAGAGTGCCATCGGTTCATCTTTACAAGCAATTTGCCCTGCAAAGCTACGGCTACGGCTGGATTCCCAGCCTGGATATAAGTGATGAATTAAGTTCAGGCGAATTGCAAGAAATTTGTCCGGATAAACATTGGTTAATGCCATTGTATTGGCATTACTGGCAATTACCCGCTAAACGCTATCAGCAGTTTATTAAATCGATAAAACAGGGCGCACGGCAGTTTTTAAAATAG
- a CDS encoding twin-arginine translocase TatA/TatE family subunit: MSSAELLIIILVAIIVFGPNKLPMLAEHLGKLYKQFLHLKEQAMAFWQARWNEQQLRENLKKAEQADACYQQPNSRKLESSSELQADCQEDKEPERRDAN; encoded by the coding sequence ATGAGCAGCGCTGAACTGTTGATCATTATTTTGGTGGCCATCATTGTGTTTGGTCCCAATAAATTGCCGATGTTGGCGGAACATTTGGGCAAATTGTATAAACAGTTCTTGCACTTGAAAGAGCAAGCGATGGCTTTTTGGCAGGCGCGATGGAATGAACAGCAGTTGCGGGAAAATCTTAAAAAAGCAGAACAAGCGGACGCCTGCTATCAGCAGCCTAACTCAAGGAAGCTTGAGTCATCAAGTGAGTTGCAAGCTGACTGTCAAGAAGATAAGGAGCCTGAGCGGCGAGATGCCAATTAA
- a CDS encoding DUF1841 family protein, with translation MFYGDNVQNTRQLFFTSWEKHRQKQALSPLEQQIVAVIIAHPEYQALLEDPQQKDKMYFPEMGQSNPYLHMGLHLAIRDQVSTDRPAGIIKVYQQLLQRYGDEQTVEHLMMEHLVECLWQAQRNHCMPDEQKYLEDLAKLVG, from the coding sequence ATGTTCTACGGTGACAATGTTCAAAATACAAGACAACTTTTTTTTACAAGCTGGGAGAAGCATCGGCAAAAGCAAGCTCTTTCGCCTCTTGAACAGCAAATTGTGGCTGTGATTATTGCCCACCCTGAATACCAAGCCTTACTAGAAGATCCACAGCAAAAAGATAAGATGTATTTTCCCGAAATGGGGCAAAGCAATCCTTATTTGCACATGGGGCTTCACCTTGCCATTCGGGATCAGGTGAGTACGGATAGGCCAGCAGGGATTATTAAAGTGTATCAGCAATTACTTCAACGATATGGCGATGAGCAAACGGTTGAGCACCTAATGATGGAGCATTTGGTTGAATGCCTGTGGCAGGCGCAAAGAAACCATTGCATGCCTGATGAACAAAAATACCTTGAAGATTTGGCCAAACTCGTTGGCTAA
- the ubiB gene encoding ubiquinone biosynthesis regulatory protein kinase UbiB produces the protein MKSIKQLIRLLHINTILARNGLDQVIVSIRLFSPFRFIVYLNPWNWFRKEKLTRGEALRKSLEELGPIFIKFGQALSTRPDILPPDIALELCKLQDDVPPFASDKALSIFELAFGQSAFEVFAEFDPIPLASASMAQVHAAKLKTGEEVVVKILRPNMRKIIEQDLSIMYTIANLADRYWAESKRLKPREIVQEFEHNLLDELDLQREAANAAQLRRNFCKSPLLYIPEVYWDYTRENIMVMERIRGIPVADVASLKEHGVDIKKLAERGVEIFFTQVFRDCFFHADMHPGNIFVSTLRPHDPQYICIDFGIIGTLSDSDKRYLAENLYAFFNRDYRRVAQLHVESGWVARDTRVEEFESAIRTVCEPIFEKPLKDISFAQVVLRLFQVARRFNMQVQPQLVLLQKTLLAIEGLGRQLYPELDLWATAKPFLEKWLKEQMGPRAFLRQLRENLPFLSEQLPHMPRLLNDVLQLTKEQKIRALVRENEQLIDYKPKWYRVLGASTFASLITAGFLDILNQDKIAAVVISVAVVTAALTFFNWTNRS, from the coding sequence ATGAAATCAATTAAACAACTTATCCGTCTACTTCATATAAACACCATTTTAGCTCGCAACGGCTTAGATCAGGTCATTGTCAGCATTCGGTTATTTAGCCCTTTCCGCTTTATCGTCTATCTAAACCCCTGGAATTGGTTTCGCAAGGAAAAATTAACTCGGGGAGAGGCATTGAGAAAAAGCCTGGAAGAACTAGGACCTATTTTTATTAAATTTGGCCAGGCTCTTTCCACCCGCCCTGATATTTTGCCGCCCGATATTGCCCTTGAACTGTGCAAATTACAGGATGATGTACCACCTTTTGCCAGCGATAAGGCCTTGTCCATATTTGAATTGGCATTTGGACAATCTGCCTTTGAGGTATTTGCCGAATTTGACCCTATTCCTCTTGCATCAGCATCGATGGCTCAAGTTCATGCAGCCAAGTTAAAAACAGGTGAGGAAGTGGTGGTTAAGATTTTGCGCCCAAACATGCGTAAAATCATAGAACAAGATTTAAGCATCATGTACACCATTGCCAATTTAGCGGATCGCTACTGGGCTGAGAGCAAGCGCTTAAAGCCACGAGAAATTGTCCAGGAATTTGAGCATAACTTGCTCGACGAGCTCGATTTACAACGTGAAGCAGCCAATGCAGCCCAATTAAGAAGAAATTTCTGCAAGTCACCGCTGCTTTACATACCGGAAGTGTATTGGGATTACACTCGTGAAAATATTATGGTAATGGAGCGGATTCGCGGAATTCCTGTTGCTGATGTGGCTTCACTGAAAGAGCATGGGGTTGATATTAAGAAATTGGCTGAACGAGGGGTAGAAATATTCTTTACCCAAGTGTTTAGAGATTGTTTCTTCCATGCTGACATGCACCCGGGAAACATTTTTGTTTCCACATTAAGACCCCATGATCCGCAATACATTTGCATTGATTTTGGTATTATTGGCACCTTAAGTGACAGCGACAAACGGTATTTGGCTGAAAATTTGTACGCCTTTTTTAATCGCGATTATCGCCGCGTAGCCCAACTTCACGTTGAATCGGGATGGGTTGCCCGTGACACCCGAGTTGAGGAATTTGAGAGCGCCATTCGCACGGTGTGCGAACCCATTTTTGAAAAACCTTTAAAGGATATTTCTTTCGCCCAAGTGGTACTCCGTTTGTTTCAGGTGGCCAGACGCTTTAACATGCAGGTGCAACCGCAATTGGTTCTGCTGCAAAAAACTTTGCTGGCCATCGAAGGTTTGGGTCGCCAGCTTTATCCTGAACTGGATCTTTGGGCTACGGCAAAACCTTTTCTTGAAAAATGGTTGAAAGAGCAAATGGGCCCGCGGGCATTTTTAAGGCAATTACGAGAAAATCTTCCTTTCCTTTCCGAGCAACTGCCTCACATGCCGCGTTTATTAAATGATGTGTTGCAACTGACAAAAGAGCAGAAGATCAGAGCCCTTGTACGTGAAAATGAGCAGCTGATTGACTATAAACCCAAATGGTATCGAGTGCTTGGAGCAAGTACCTTTGCCAGCCTCATTACTGCAGGTTTTCTTGATATCTTGAACCAAGATAAAATAGCAGCCGTAGTCATTTCCGTAGCTGTTGTTACCGCTGCATTAACATTCTTTAACTGGACTAACAGGAGTTAA
- a CDS encoding CoA-binding protein: MSLTSLITEFFSSKAYAVVGASSNRHKFGNKVLRCYLQHHKTVYPVNPHESMIESLTAVKSIADLPEEVNSISIITPPKITEQIVNEAIQKGIKNIWMQPGAESQLAVKQCLAQGINVIYGGPCLLVELGFKDI; the protein is encoded by the coding sequence ATGAGTCTTACTTCTTTAATAACTGAGTTTTTTTCTTCTAAAGCCTATGCCGTAGTCGGGGCTTCCAGCAACCGGCATAAGTTTGGCAATAAAGTATTACGCTGTTATCTTCAGCATCACAAAACGGTTTATCCGGTTAACCCTCACGAGTCCATGATTGAAAGCTTAACTGCCGTTAAATCCATTGCCGACTTACCTGAAGAAGTTAACAGCATCTCCATCATCACCCCTCCTAAAATTACAGAACAGATTGTCAATGAAGCCATTCAAAAAGGCATTAAAAATATTTGGATGCAACCTGGGGCCGAAAGCCAATTGGCAGTGAAACAGTGTTTGGCGCAAGGAATTAATGTCATTTATGGTGGACCTTGCCTATTGGTTGAACTTGGATTTAAAGACATTTGA
- a CDS encoding ubiquinone biosynthesis accessory factor UbiJ: MIKKYSLKALQKAINHALMLDESMPAKLTALQGKVLEIIITPLATNFFIHFDEGTMKLLADYDGQPDTIIHSSPIGLIRLSFLPASKARSLFNDKMRLSGDLELGQQVKKLFDELDIDWEGHLAHFTGDVVAHQIGSLFRHGLAFRKQVTESMRSNLSDYLHEELAAFPSREEIDDFFADIDKLSLDVERLQAHVNQLMKHEIN, encoded by the coding sequence ATGATTAAGAAATATTCTTTAAAGGCCTTACAAAAAGCCATCAACCATGCCTTGATGCTGGATGAAAGCATGCCGGCTAAACTCACAGCATTGCAGGGCAAAGTGCTTGAAATCATCATCACCCCCCTGGCGACGAATTTTTTTATTCATTTTGACGAAGGTACAATGAAATTATTGGCCGACTATGATGGCCAACCCGACACCATTATCCACAGCAGCCCCATTGGCTTAATTCGCCTGAGTTTTTTGCCAGCCTCAAAAGCCCGCTCTTTGTTTAATGATAAAATGAGACTCTCTGGTGATCTCGAATTAGGGCAACAAGTAAAAAAGCTCTTTGATGAATTGGATATTGATTGGGAAGGCCATTTGGCTCATTTCACCGGGGATGTCGTTGCCCATCAAATTGGTTCATTGTTCCGTCATGGGCTTGCTTTTAGGAAGCAGGTCACCGAATCCATGCGCAGCAATCTTAGCGATTATCTCCATGAAGAGTTGGCTGCCTTTCCCAGCCGCGAGGAAATCGATGATTTTTTTGCGGATATTGACAAGCTGTCGCTCGATGTCGAGCGCTTACAAGCCCATGTGAACCAGTTGATGAAACATGAAATCAATTAA
- the ubiE gene encoding bifunctional demethylmenaquinone methyltransferase/2-methoxy-6-polyprenyl-1,4-benzoquinol methylase UbiE encodes MNDKEQLTHFGFESVAWNDKEKKVGAVFKSVAKSYDLMNNIMSFGIHHLWKRFTVEVSHVRPGQTVLDLAGGSGDITRLLRKKVGANGQVILADINAAMLEVGRDRLLDEGLHENIHLVQANAQCLPFADNSFHCITIGFGLRNVTDKEEALRSMYRVCKPGGKLMVLEFSTPNFPGLKPLYDWYSFNILPKLGELFAQDAASYQYLAESIRMHPSQENLKRLIESAGFEDCSYYNLSGGIVALHIAYKY; translated from the coding sequence ATGAATGATAAAGAACAGCTGACGCATTTTGGCTTTGAGTCAGTAGCCTGGAATGACAAAGAAAAAAAAGTGGGTGCGGTTTTTAAATCCGTAGCCAAAAGTTATGATTTAATGAACAACATTATGTCATTCGGCATTCATCATCTTTGGAAACGCTTCACTGTGGAAGTGAGCCATGTCCGTCCGGGACAAACGGTATTAGATTTGGCAGGCGGCAGCGGCGACATAACCCGTTTACTCCGTAAAAAAGTGGGCGCAAATGGCCAGGTCATTCTGGCTGATATTAATGCTGCCATGTTGGAAGTTGGACGGGATCGCTTACTGGATGAAGGCTTACATGAAAACATTCATTTGGTTCAAGCCAATGCGCAATGTTTGCCTTTTGCCGATAACAGCTTTCATTGCATCACCATTGGATTTGGCTTAAGAAATGTAACCGACAAGGAGGAAGCCTTAAGATCCATGTATCGCGTTTGTAAACCTGGGGGCAAATTGATGGTTTTAGAGTTTTCGACCCCCAATTTTCCAGGTCTTAAACCTCTTTACGACTGGTATTCATTTAATATCTTACCCAAACTGGGCGAATTGTTCGCCCAAGATGCCGCGAGCTACCAGTATCTGGCCGAGTCCATTCGCATGCATCCTTCGCAAGAGAATTTAAAACGACTGATTGAAAGCGCGGGCTTTGAAGACTGCAGTTATTATAATTTGAGTGGGGGCATTGTTGCCTTACACATTGCTTATAAATATTGA
- the tatA gene encoding twin-arginine translocase TatA/TatE family subunit has translation MGLSGISPMSLLLILLIVLALFGTNKLKNIGSDLGAAIKNFRRAMNEDDDKKS, from the coding sequence ATGGGATTAAGTGGAATCAGTCCAATGTCTTTACTGCTAATCTTATTGATTGTTCTTGCCCTTTTTGGCACCAACAAGTTAAAAAATATTGGTTCTGACTTGGGGGCAGCCATAAAAAATTTCAGGCGCGCCATGAATGAAGACGACGATAAAAAATCATGA
- a CDS encoding bifunctional methionine sulfoxide reductase B/A protein, with amino-acid sequence MEPYLDKVNSLTPAAKRIICHKATEYPFTGEYNEVAETGTYLCRRCGLALFRANNQFHSGCGWPSFDDNITRAVEQRPDADGQRTEIVCGRCKAHLGHVFVGEHFTHNNLRHCVNSASIDFVPDVAVMDSEEAIVAGGCFWGIDYFLRQLPGVLKVEVGYSGGLVAEPSYEQVCQGNTGHYEVARVVFDKTKIDYRSVLKRFFEIHDPTQRTGQGPDIGHQYKSAVFYYDDEQHQEAEDLIRILRARGYNVVTRLLEVQPFWPAEGYHQSYYEKHKKAPYCHRPEARFG; translated from the coding sequence ATGGAACCTTACCTTGATAAAGTAAACAGTTTGACTCCAGCCGCCAAACGCATCATTTGCCATAAAGCAACCGAATATCCTTTTACCGGCGAATACAATGAAGTGGCTGAAACCGGGACTTACCTTTGTCGCCGATGTGGATTGGCTCTGTTTCGCGCAAACAATCAATTTCACTCTGGCTGCGGTTGGCCCAGTTTCGATGACAACATTACCCGGGCAGTGGAGCAGCGCCCTGACGCAGATGGGCAGCGGACTGAGATTGTCTGCGGCCGTTGTAAGGCTCACTTGGGCCATGTGTTCGTAGGGGAACATTTCACTCACAATAATCTGCGTCATTGCGTGAATTCTGCTTCAATTGATTTTGTTCCGGATGTCGCTGTGATGGATAGCGAAGAAGCCATTGTCGCCGGCGGGTGCTTTTGGGGCATTGATTATTTCTTGCGACAACTTCCTGGTGTTTTGAAGGTTGAAGTGGGGTATTCCGGGGGGCTCGTGGCTGAACCCAGTTATGAACAAGTTTGCCAAGGCAACACCGGTCATTATGAAGTAGCAAGAGTGGTTTTTGATAAAACTAAAATTGATTATCGCAGCGTCCTTAAGCGATTTTTTGAAATCCATGATCCGACTCAGCGCACCGGACAGGGGCCAGATATAGGACATCAGTATAAAAGCGCTGTGTTTTATTATGATGATGAACAACATCAGGAAGCCGAAGACCTTATTCGAATCCTGCGCGCCCGTGGCTACAATGTTGTCACGCGTTTGTTAGAAGTACAGCCCTTTTGGCCTGCTGAAGGCTACCATCAAAGTTATTATGAAAAGCACAAGAAAGCCCCTTACTGTCATCGGCCAGAAGCAAGATTTGGCTAA
- a CDS encoding LysE/ArgO family amino acid transporter codes for MLVYFNGLFLGLSLITALGPQNVFLIRQGALGKYAMLSAVVCFFCDVILVSGSVAGLHKILELHPVFQVWITWFGVAFLSFYGTKALQQAFARNPVKNKAAKEATSRWQIIALALGFSLLNPHAIIDSLVIIGGGSSQFPEHKQAFLFGVITSSLFWFSALTLTTRYFAKALSRPTIWRNIELASGMLMFFLSFKLACTQF; via the coding sequence ATGTTGGTATATTTCAATGGCTTATTCTTAGGGTTATCATTAATTACGGCTTTGGGCCCTCAAAACGTATTTTTAATCCGACAAGGCGCATTGGGCAAATACGCCATGCTTTCAGCAGTGGTTTGTTTTTTCTGTGATGTCATTTTGGTCAGTGGCAGCGTGGCAGGACTGCACAAAATTTTAGAGCTTCACCCCGTTTTTCAAGTGTGGATTACCTGGTTTGGCGTCGCTTTTCTTTCCTTTTATGGGACAAAAGCCTTGCAGCAGGCTTTTGCCAGGAATCCTGTTAAAAACAAAGCCGCCAAGGAGGCAACCAGCCGCTGGCAAATCATCGCCTTAGCATTGGGTTTTAGTCTCCTTAATCCCCATGCAATTATTGACAGCCTCGTAATAATTGGCGGGGGCAGCAGCCAATTTCCAGAGCATAAGCAAGCTTTTTTGTTTGGAGTCATCACCTCAAGCTTGTTCTGGTTTTCTGCCTTAACGCTGACAACCCGTTATTTTGCTAAAGCTCTGTCTCGACCCACAATTTGGCGAAATATTGAATTGGCAAGCGGTATGTTGATGTTTTTTTTAAGTTTTAAATTAGCTTGCACCCAGTTTTAA
- a CDS encoding DUF4424 family protein — MRIPFLKIGFLLSACCFMKFCFANDSSAELAAGGLRFVKNPDIELRSEDLYISAKKISVRYVFFNNANKDQDLLIAFPLPDIESYRYDKPFSIFPVDNPANPFNFHSRVNGQEISMDVEQKAIANGLDQTALLNSYHIPLSPAYSKTSSYLSRIPKKDWPKLEKLGLIWIDEYDAGKGMMKVPQPAWTLKATYSWHQRFPAKQEMVIEHEYQPVVGFSAGTSIAAPYAAQQSWYQTFLKKYCIDEHLQKTVAQHVEDGMPGYSENRIAYILKTGANWAKPIGQFHLVIDKGDSNNLLSFCGQNVRRSSPTTFEINKTNFLPTEDLNILILEPNKKDH; from the coding sequence ATGAGAATACCCTTCTTAAAAATTGGTTTTTTATTGTCGGCTTGCTGTTTTATGAAATTTTGTTTTGCAAATGATTCTTCCGCTGAGTTGGCCGCCGGTGGATTAAGGTTTGTGAAAAACCCGGACATTGAATTGCGGTCTGAAGATTTGTATATCTCGGCCAAGAAAATCTCAGTCCGCTATGTATTCTTTAATAATGCTAACAAAGACCAGGATCTCTTAATTGCCTTTCCTTTGCCTGATATAGAAAGTTATCGTTATGATAAACCGTTTTCAATTTTTCCGGTGGACAACCCGGCAAATCCCTTTAATTTTCATAGCAGGGTTAATGGTCAAGAAATCAGCATGGATGTGGAGCAAAAAGCCATCGCCAATGGATTAGATCAGACGGCTTTATTAAATAGCTATCACATTCCTCTTTCGCCGGCTTACAGCAAAACCTCCAGTTATTTAAGCCGAATTCCCAAAAAGGACTGGCCGAAACTTGAGAAGCTCGGCCTCATTTGGATAGATGAATACGATGCTGGTAAAGGCATGATGAAAGTACCGCAGCCTGCCTGGACACTAAAAGCCACCTATAGTTGGCACCAGCGTTTTCCTGCAAAGCAGGAAATGGTAATAGAGCATGAGTACCAACCAGTCGTTGGGTTTTCAGCCGGAACCAGCATTGCTGCACCTTATGCCGCTCAGCAAAGTTGGTATCAAACTTTCCTAAAAAAATACTGCATTGATGAACATTTGCAAAAAACTGTAGCTCAGCATGTGGAAGATGGCATGCCCGGTTACAGTGAAAACCGCATCGCCTATATCTTAAAAACGGGAGCGAATTGGGCCAAACCTATTGGACAATTCCATCTGGTGATTGACAAAGGCGACAGCAATAATCTGCTCAGTTTTTGTGGTCAAAATGTACGAAGGAGCAGTCCCACCACGTTTGAGATAAATAAAACGAACTTTCTTCCCACAGAAGACTTAAACATCTTAATCCTTGAGCCGAATAAGAAAGACCATTAA